A window from Carassius gibelio isolate Cgi1373 ecotype wild population from Czech Republic chromosome B3, carGib1.2-hapl.c, whole genome shotgun sequence encodes these proteins:
- the LOC127952491 gene encoding uncharacterized protein LOC127952491: MNILETLKSQGRHREDVLGTVGPFKVFLGSLEALVGPSELPDEVMDALFYIISRSQPGTEPINSQAMRLILEGSSRARSTYFLKKNILKGASAIFGPYLVGECHWTLFHCNLKEGTITYIDSLGEHPQRCSQIIENWSLFAASRGCQGPWKFINRDHDLQNDSVSCGVFSIMFAEMILQGQQGHLQCLPISQERERLGILLFKSLDSSGICTVCYKKMSGKKKETCSFCSTEKSPKPEAETVEMETAEAVEVAKTKVEFVADTSDAFEEEETASEKMEAETAEMETAEAVEVAKTKVEVVADTSGAEEEEKEEASEKKDGFYVDSLLKVASSKKAKRGVPRSC; this comes from the exons ATGAACA TCTTAGAAACACTGAAGTCCCAAGGACGTCATCGTGAAGATGTCCTTGGGACAGTTGGGCCATTTAAAGTCTTTCTGGGCAGTTTGGAGGCCCTTGTAGGCCCATCTGAACTTCCAGATGAG GTAATGGATGCCCTATTTTACATAATCAGCAGG AGCCAGCCTGGGACAGAGCCCATAAATAGCCAGGCTATGCGCCTGATTTTGGAAGGCAGCTCCAGGGCCAGGAGCACTTATTTTCTAAAA AAAAACATTCTTAAAGGAGCCAGTGCCATCTTCGGGCCCTACTTGGTGGGAGAGTGCCACTGGACCCTCTTT CATTGCAACTTGAAAGAGGGAACCATTACATACATTGACTCATTGGGGGAGCATCCACAGCGTTGCTCCCAAATCATCGAAAATTGGAG CTTATTTGCTGCTAGCAGAGGCTGCCAAGGGCCCTGGAAGTTCATAAACAGGGACCATGACTTGCAAAATGACTCTGTGTCATGTGGAGTGTTCTCAATAATG TTTGCAGAAATGATCCTCCAGGGACAACAAGGTCACCTCCAATGCCTCCCCATCTCCCAAGAGCGGGAGAGACTTGGGATTTTGTTGTTTAAATCCCTTG atagttCAGGCATTTGTACAGTCTGCTACAAGAAGATGTCAGGGAAGAAAAAG GAGACATGCTCATTCTGCTCTACAGAAAAGAGTCCAAAACCAG AGGCAGAAACAGTTGAGATGGAGACTGCAGAGGCAGTTGAAG TAGCAAAAACGAAGGTGGAGTTTGTTGCAG ATACATCAGATGCATTTGAAGAGGAGGAGACAGCATCGGAGAAAATGG AGGCAGAAACAGCTGAGATGGAGACTGCAGAGGCAGTTGAAG TAGCAAAAACAAAGGTGGAGGTTGTTGCAG ATACATCAGGtgcagaggaagaggagaaagagGAGGCATCGGAAAAAAAGG ATGGATTCTATGTGGATAGCCTGTTGAAGGTGGCGTCTTCAAAGAAAGCTAAAAG AGGAGTGCCAAGGTCTTGCTAA
- the LOC127952490 gene encoding uncharacterized protein LOC127952490, with protein MGKACETRANSCEAYVSFKFIEETGFTAVVVRQQLTHTGHDLSNPEERKKNAINPELLGFVEIWLTQGLSISQIVIKSCDWACSRGYTDKHDRRFFLTPEDVRLVKRHLRIFTLPDINDAVSVEKLVTGELKENICFFQPLTKDQPLVIVVQTPQQKALLQENPHPMVFMDASYKGLTSYGYALYALVLVNQTGRGVPFAYLIMSQESSAIVELCLNMLCSRNPNFYPRSVMIDRDLKELNAIREVFPKTKVLLCWFHVLQAVHRWVTSRDGGNLSPDKRHVVIHAMTSMKACMTEEDFVTVSTSVCNDLDAQLGSNRVTTYLKVHWLPHAALWANFGRLFEHNNSDTNNKAERFFLALKY; from the exons ATGGGCAAGGCATGTGAAACAAGGGCCAATTCCTGTGAAGCCTATGTGTCATTTAAATTTATAGAGGAGACCGGTTTCACAGCAGTAGTAGTTCGGCAGCAATTAACACACACAGGACATGATTTGTCAAACCCTGAAGAGAGGAAGAAAAATGCAATTAATCCAGAATTGTTAGGATTTGTCGAAATATGGCTCACACAAGGTCTATCCATATCACAGATTGTCATAAAAAGTTGTGATTGGGCATGTAGTCGGGGTTACACCGATAAGCATGACAGACGTTTCTTCCTAACTCCAGAAGATGTAAGGTTGGTAAAACGCCATCTCCGCATCTTCACTTTGCCGGACATTAATGATGCTGTGAGTGTGGAAAAGCTGGTGACAGGTgaactgaaagaaaatatttgcTTTTTTCAACCTTTGACAAAAGACCAGCCACTGGTTATTGTTGTCCAGACACCACAACAGAAGGCTCTACTCCAAGAGAACCCCCACCCCATGGTTTTTATGGATGCATCCTACAAAGGTTTGACATCATATGGGTATGCACTGTATGCCCTTGTACTTGTCAATCAAACTGGAAGAGGAGTGCCATTTGCGTACCTAATAATGAGCCAGGAATCCTCAGCAATAGTTGAGCTTTGCTTGAACATGCTTTGTTCAAGAAATCCAAACTTTTACCCAAG GTCAGTTATGATCGACAGAGACTTAAAAGAGCTCAATGCCATAAGAGAAGTTTTCCCCAAAACCAAAGTTCTCCTCTGTTGGTTTCATGTTCTCCAG GCTGTACATCGCTGGGTTACATCAAGAGATGGTGGGAACCTGTCACCTGACAAAAGACATGTCGTCATTCATGCCATGACCTCAATGAAAGCTTGCATGACG GAGGAAGATTTTGTGACCGTTTCCACTAGTGTGTGCAATGACCTTGATGCCCAGCTTGGCAGCAATCGAGTGACAACATACCTGAAGGTGCACTGGCTTCCACATGCAGCACTATGGGCCAATTTTGGACGACTATTTGAGCACAACAACAGCGACACCAACAACAAGGCAGAGAG GTTTTTTCTTGCGCTGAAATACTAG